One Cumulibacter manganitolerans genomic window, GGTCGGTCCCGACGGGTTCGGGATCGACCGCGTTCGCGTGTGCGAACGGGTTCTGCGGCGCCTCGTCGACCGACTGCCCGGCCTCGGCGGCCCGCGCCGTGGTCGGCTTGCGGTGCCGGGCCGGTGGGACGACGCCGTCGGAGAGTCGCCGCGCGGTGACCAGGAACGCGGTGTGCGCGATCATCCGGTGATCGGGGCGCACCGCGAGGCCCACGACGTGCCACGGCCGCACCAGGCACTCCCAGGACGACGGCTCGGTGAACGAGCCGTGCGCGCGCAGTTCCTCGACGAGCCGGGACAGCTGCGGGACGGTGGCCACGTAGCCGATCAGCACGCCGCCGGGGCGCAGCCGGGCGGCCACGGCGGCGAGCGGCTCCCACGGCGCCAGCATGTCCAGGATGACCCGGTCGAACGTCTCCTCGCCGGCGCCGACGTCCGCGAGGTCACCGACCCGCAGTGTCCAGTTCGCCGGCCGCTCGCCGAAGAACGTCTCGACGTTCTGCACGGCGACGACGGCGTGGTCCTGGCGGATCTCGTACGAGGTGACCGAGCCGGCCGGGCCGACGGCGCGCAGCAGGGAGCACGTGAGCGCGCCCGATCCGGCCCCCGCCTCCAGGACGCGTGCACCCGGGTGGATGTCGCCCATCGCGACGATCTGCGCGGCGTCCTTCGGGTAGATCACCTGCGCCCCGCGCGGCATCGAGAGCACATAGTCGGCCAGCAGCGGCCGCAGCGCGAGGTACGGCGTCCCGTCGGTGGACTTCACGACCACGCCTTCGGGTCCCCCGATCAGCGCGTCGTGCGCGATCGCCCCGCGGTGGGTGTGGAACTCCTTGCCGGCCTCGAGGGTGAGCGTGTGCATCCGTCCCTTGGGATCGGTCAGCTGTACCCGCTCTCCGACATGGAGGGGATTGATGGTCTCGGGAGCGGCGTCAGTCACTCGGTCAAGGCTACCGGTCGCGCAGCGCCGCTTCGCCGGTGATGCCCAGCGGCGTCCCGTCGGCGGCGACGACGGCATACCAGGGGTCATCGTGCTCGCGGACCACCGCCAGCAGGTCGAGCGCGCTCGCCGTCTCGGCGAGGATCCGGTGCGGGGGCAGCACGGTCGCGAGCGCACCGAGCGTTCCCGCGTCGTCCGCCGCTGACCGGTCGACGTACCCGAGGCCGTCGGCGGTCCGCACCAGCACCAGCGGGGTGCGCGCCGCCGCCAGCGCGGACGCCGGCAGCGCGCCGTCCAGGACGTCGATCGCGGTCAGGCGACCGACGAGCGGGATGGCGGCGAGGGCCCGCTCGCGGCGGGACTCGTCCCGGCTGCGGGCGGCCATCGACCACAGGGACGCCGACATGACGGCCAGGATCAGCACCCAGGGGATCTCGTGCACCGGATCGGGGGCGCCGAGGACTCGCCACACCGCCCATCCCGCCAACGCCGCCGCGATGCCCTGGCCGACGTACGACGCGATGCCGACGGCGCGGGCGCGATCCCCCGTCAGCCGCCACAGCACACCGACCGCGACCCGGCCGCCGTCGAGCGGCAGCCCGGGCAGCAGGTTGAAGGCCGCGATCGCCAGGTTGGCCAGCGTGACCGCCGAGACGAACATCCCGGCCACGCCGGACAGGCCGAGGTTCGCGCCGGAGCCGGTGAGGATGCCGATGCCGCCGGGCACGCCGAGCGCGATCGACACCGCCGGACCCGCAGCCGCGACGACGAGCTCGCGCTCGGGCGAGTCGTCGGCGCTGCGGATCGACGTCGCGCCGCCGAGGAAGCCCACCTCGACGCGCTCGACCTCGCAGCCGGTCAGCCGCGCGGCGGCGACGTGCCCGAGCTCGTGCAGCAGCACCGAGAGCCCCCACATCAGCGCGAGGGCGGCAGCCGTGCCGACGGCGGCGGCGGGGTTGAGCCAGTC contains:
- a CDS encoding tRNA (adenine-N1)-methyltransferase, with product MTDAAPETINPLHVGERVQLTDPKGRMHTLTLEAGKEFHTHRGAIAHDALIGGPEGVVVKSTDGTPYLALRPLLADYVLSMPRGAQVIYPKDAAQIVAMGDIHPGARVLEAGAGSGALTCSLLRAVGPAGSVTSYEIRQDHAVVAVQNVETFFGERPANWTLRVGDLADVGAGEETFDRVILDMLAPWEPLAAVAARLRPGGVLIGYVATVPQLSRLVEELRAHGSFTEPSSWECLVRPWHVVGLAVRPDHRMIAHTAFLVTARRLSDGVVPPARHRKPTTARAAEAGQSVDEAPQNPFAHANAVDPEPVGTDRETPAQKRLRPRLP
- a CDS encoding site-2 protease family protein — protein: MPPHALRVARFLGAPIYVTWSWLLFVAVIVPLYTQRLDDWLNPAAAVGTAAALALMWGLSVLLHELGHVAAARLTGCEVERVEVGFLGGATSIRSADDSPERELVVAAAGPAVSIALGVPGGIGILTGSGANLGLSGVAGMFVSAVTLANLAIAAFNLLPGLPLDGGRVAVGVLWRLTGDRARAVGIASYVGQGIAAALAGWAVWRVLGAPDPVHEIPWVLILAVMSASLWSMAARSRDESRRERALAAIPLVGRLTAIDVLDGALPASALAAARTPLVLVRTADGLGYVDRSAADDAGTLGALATVLPPHRILAETASALDLLAVVREHDDPWYAVVAADGTPLGITGEAALRDR